The Pseudomonas chlororaphis subsp. piscium genome contains the following window.
AGTGCCCTTGAGCACCGCCACGTAATACGACAGCAGTTGCAGCGGAATGGTGTAGAGGATCGGCGACAGGATGTCGTGGATATGCGGCATGTGGATAACATGCGTGCCCTCGCCATTGGTCATGCCGGCTTTCTCATCGGCGAAGACGATCAGCTCGCCGCCACGGGCGCGGACTTCCTGCAGGTTGGACTTGAGCTTTTCCAGCAGCTCGTTGTTCGGCGCCACGGTGACCACCGGCATGTCGTTATCCACAAGGGCCAACGGACCGTGCTTGAGCTCGCCGGCCGGGTAGGCTTCGGCGTGGATGTAGGAGATTTCCTTGAGCTTGAGTGCCCCTTCCATCGCTACCGGGAACTGCGCGCCGCGACCGAGGAACAGGGTGTGGTGCTTCTCGGCGAACAGCTCGGCGATTTTTTCCACTGTGCTGTCCATCGCCAGGGCTTCGCCCAGGCGGGTCGGCAAGCGCCGCAGTTCTTCCACCAGGGTGGCTTCGACGCCTTCGCCCAGGGTGCCACGGACCTGGCCCAGGGACAGGGTCAGCAACAGCAGGCCCACCAGCTGGGTGGTGAAGGCTTTGGTGGAGGCCACGCCGATTTCACGACCGGCCTGGGTCAGCAGGGTCAGGTCGGACTCACGCACCAGCGAGCTGATGCCGACGTTGCAGATTGCCAGGCTGGCGAGGAAGCCCAGTTCCTTGGCGTTGCGTAGGGCGGCCAGGGTGTCGGCGGTTTCGCCGGACTGGGAGATGGTCACGAACAGGGTGTCCGGCTGTACCACCACCTTGCGGTAGCGGAACTCGCTGGCCACTTCGACCTGGCACGGAATCCCGGCCAGTTCTTCCAGCCAGTAACGGGCGACCATGCCGGCGTGGTAGCTGGTACCGCAGGCGACGATCTGCACATTGCGCACTTTGGCGAACAGCTCGGCGGCCTGTGGACCGAAGGCCTGGACCAGCACCTGGTTCGGGCTCAGGCGGCCTTCGAGGGTGCGTTGCACCACGGCTGGCTGCTCGTGGATTTCCTTGAGCATGAAGTGGCGGAACTCGCCTTTCTCGGCGGCTTCGGCACCGTCGCGGTATTGCACGGCTTCGCGCTCGACCACTTTGCCGTCGACATCCCAGATCTGCACGCTGTCGCGGCGAATCTCGGCGATATCGCCCTCTTCCAGGTACATGAAGCGGTCGGTTACCTGACGCAGGGCCAGTTGGTCGGAAGCCAGGAAGTTCTCACCCAGGCCCAGGCCGATCACCAGCGGGCTGCCACTGCGGGCGGCGACCAGGCGATCCGGCTGGCTGGCGCTGATCACGGCCAGGCCATAGGCGCCGTGCAGCTCTTTGACGGTGGCTTTCAGGGCCACGGTCAGGTCGCCCAGGTCCTTGAGCTTGTGGTCCAGCAGGTGGGCGATGACTTCGGTGTCGGTGTCCGAGGTGAAGACGTAGCCCATGCCTTTGAGCTGCTCGCGCAGGGCTTCATGGTTCTCGATGATGCCGTTGTGTACGACTGCCAGGTCACCGGAGAAATGCGGGTGGGCGTTGCGTTCGCACGGCGCGCCGTGAGTGGCCCAGCGGGTATGGGCGATGCCCAGGCGACCGACCAGCGGCTCGCCGGCCAGGGCCTGTTCCAGCTCGCTGACCTTGCCCGGACGACGCATGCGCTCGAGCTTGCCATCGTTGGTCAGGACCGCCACCCCGGCGCTGTCATAGCCGCGGTATTCGAGACGCTTGAGGCCTTCGAGCAGGATGGCCGTGATATTCCGTTCAGCAACGGCGCCAACAATTCCACACATGGTTTCTCTCCTAGATGACTGCCGCGCAAATCAGCGTGATACCGCGGGCCTGAATCTGGTCGCGGGCCTCTGCAGGCAGGCGATCATCGGTAATAAGGGTATGGACGCTGCTCCAGGGCAGCTCCAGGTTGGGAATCTTGCGGCCGATCTTGTCGGCCTCGACCATCACCACCACTTCCCGCGCCACCTCGGCCATCACCCGGCTCAAGCCGAGCAACTCGTTGAAGGTGGTGGTCCCGCGCACCAGATCGATGCCGTCGGCACCGATAAACAGCTGGTCGAAGTCGTAGGAACGCAATACCTGCTCGGCGACCTGCCCCTGGAATGACTCGGAATGCGGGTCCCAGGTGCCGCCGGTCATCAACAGCACCGGCTCGTGCTCCAGTTCGCTCAGGGCATTGGCCACATGCAGCGAGTTGGTCATGACCACCAGGCCCGGCTGCTGGCCGAGTTCGGGGATCATCGCCGCGGTGGTACTGCCGCTGTCGATGATGATGCGTGCGTGTTCGCGAATCCGCGCTACCGCCGCACGGGCGATGGCTTGTTTATAGGGCGAGACTGGCTGGCCGATATCGCCAACCAGTTCCTGCGGCATGGTGATTGCGCCGCCATAGCGCCGCAGCAACAGGCCGTTGCTCTCCAAGGCCGCCAGGTCCTTACGGATCGTAACTTCCGAAGTTTCGAAGCGTTTAGCCAGCTCGTCCACACTCACTTCACCCTGTTCATTGAGCAAGGCGAGAATATTGTGGCGTCGTTGAGGTGTGTTGCGTTTCGACATGAGCACTTAAGTTTCGATTCGAAAGATAACGGAAGCAATCAAAACCTATTGCCGGAAATTCGTCAAGCGAGGGAAATGAAAAAAATGCTGTGGATAACAGACTGAAGGAATTATCCACAGGGATGGCGCTTCGCGGCTACAGAAGGATGGGTATCCATCCTGTAGCCGCGAGTTTGCTCACGATAGGTAGAGTGAACAGCACCGACCTTGCATCGGACTGTGGATAACTCAGCTCTTCTTGATTTTCACCGGGCGTTTCCAGCCATCGATGTTCTTCTGCCGGGCACGGGCCACGGCCAGCTGGGCTTTTTCCACAGTCTGGTTGATGGTGGAACCGGCCGCCGTGGTCGCGCCATCCTGGATATCCACAGGCGCCACCAACGAGTTGTTGGAACCAATGAATACGTCTTCGCCCAGCACTGTCCGATGCTTGTTGGCGCCATCGTAATTGCAGGTGATGGTGCCGGCGCCGATGTTGCTGCGCGCACCGATCTCGGCATCGCCCAGGTAGGCCAGGTGACCGGCCTTGGCGCCTTCGCCCATGCGTGCATTCTTCAACTCGACGAAGTTACCCACATGGGCACGGGCTTCGAGAACGGTGCCCTGGCGCAGACGGGCGAACGGACCGGCATCGCTGCCTTCGCCCAGTACCGCACCTTCGATGTGGCTGTTGGCCTTGATCACCACACCCTTGCGCAGGGTGCTGTCCTTGATCACGCAGTTCGGGCCGATCACCACATCGTCCTCGATGACCACGCGGCCTTCGAGAATCACGTTGATGTCGATCAGCACGTCACGACCGACGCTGACTTCGCCGCGCACGTCGAAACGCGCGGGATCGCGCAGGGTCACGCCCTGGGCCATCAGGCGGCGGGCCGCCCGTAGCTGGTAATGACGCTCCAGCTCGGCCAACTGCTTGCGATCGTTGGCGCCCTGCACTTCCATGGCGTCGTGGGGTTGCTCGGTGGCCACCATCAGGCCGTCGCTGACCGCCATGGCGATCACGTCGGTCAGGTAATACTCGCCCTGGGCGTTGTTGTTCGACAGCCGGCTCATCCAGTCGCCCAGGCGGTTGGCCGGTACCGCGAGAATGCCGGTGTTGCCTTCGGTGATCGCGCGCTGGGCTTCGTTGGTGTCCTTCTGCTCGACAATGGCGGCCACCTTGCCGGCAGCGTCACGCACGATGCGGCCGTAACCGGTCGGATCGGCCAGTTCGACAGTCAGCAGGCCCAGTTGCTCAGGGCCTGCCTGCTTGAGCAGGCGTTGCAGGGTTTCCACCTCGATCAGCGGCACGTCGCCGTACAGGATCAGCACGGTGTCGGCGGTGATGAAAGGCACGGCCTGGGCCACAGCATGGCCAGTACCGAGCTGCTTGTCCTGCAGCACGAAATTCAGGTCATCCGCCGCCAGGCGCTCGCGCACCGCATCGGCGCCATGACCGATGACGACATGGATGCGTTGTGGATCGAGTTGCCGGGCACTGTGGATAACATGCCCAAGCATGGAATTGCCCGCCACCGGATGCAGCACCTTTGGCAACGACGAACGCATGCGAGTGCCTTGACCGGCAGCGAGAATAACGATTTCAAGAGACATGACTGGCTACCAATCCTGGGTGGTCGGCGACTGCGACCATGAGGTGAATTGCAAAAAAGAAAAAGGGTAGCCGAGGCTACCCTTTTTAATCAATCACGCGGAAATCCCGCGGCTTAGCCGCCGAACTTCTTGCGGATCTGCTGGACGGTGCGCAGCTGGGCTGCGGCCTCGGCCAGACGTGCAGCAGCGGCACCGTAGTCGAACTCCGAGCCTTTTTCATGCAAGGCCTTCTCGGCAGCCTTGACGGCTTCCTGAGCGGAGGCTTCGTCCAGGTCGGCAGCACGCTGCACGGTGTCGGCAAGAACCTTGACCATGTTCGGCTGAACCTCGAGGAAACCACCGGAGATGTAGAACACCTCGGCTTCCCCGCCCTGTTTGATCAAGCGGATCGGACCTGGTTTCAGGTTAGTGATCAGCGGAGCGTGACCCAGGGCGATACCAAGATCCCCCAGCTCACCGTGTGCGATCACCATCTCGACCAGACCGGAGAAGATTTCTCCTTCCGCGCTGACGATATCGCAATGGACTGTCATAGCCATCTGCTTGCCTCAACCTAAATTAGCGCCCGTTGCCGGGCGCCGGGATTACAGTTTCTTGGCTTTCTCGATCGCTTCTTCGATGCCGCCGACCATGTAGAACGCTTGTTCTGGCAGGTGGTCGTAGTCACCGTTGAGGATGCCTTTGAAGCCAGCGATGGTGTCTTTCAGGGAAACGTATTTGCCTGGAGAACCAGTGAAGACTTCAGCCACGAAGAACGGCTGCGACAGGAAGCGCTGGATCTTACGAGCGCGGGATACCAGTTGCTTGTCGGCTTCGGACAGTTCGTCCATACCCAGGATCGCAATGATGTCCTTCAGCTCTTTGTAGCGCTGCAGCACGTACTGAACGCCACGAGCGGTTTCGTAGTGCTCGGTGCCGATCACGTTCGGGTCCAGCTGACGGGAAGTCGAGTCCAATGGGTCTACCGCTGGGTAGATACCCAGGGAAGCGATGTCACGGGACAGTACGACGGTGGCGTCCAAGTGGGCGAAGGTGGTCGCTGGCGACGGGTCGGTCAAGTCGTCCGCAGGTACGTATACCGCTTGGATCGAGGTGATCGAGCCTTGCTTGGTCGAAGTGATACGTTCTTGCAGAACGCCCATCTCTTCAGCCAGGGTCGGCTGGTAACCTACTGCGGAAGGCATACGGCCCAGCAGTGCGGATACTTCGGTACCGGCCAGGGTGTAACGATAGATGTTGTCGACGAACAGTAGAACGTCGTTACCTTCGTCACGGAACTTCTCGGCCATGGTCAGGCCGGTCAGAGCTACGCGCAGACGGTTTCCCGGCGGCTCGTTCATCTGGCCGTATACCAGTGCCACTTTGTCCAGAACGTTGGAATCCTTCATCTCGTGGTAGAAGTCGTTACCCTCACGAGTACGCTCACCCACACCGGCGAACACGGAGTAACCGCTGTGCTCGATGGCGATGTTACGGATCAGTTCCATCATGTTTACGGTTTTGCCCACACCGGCACCACCGAACAGACCGACTTTACCGCCCTTGGCGAACGGGCAAACCAGGTCAATAACCTTGATGCCGGTTTCCAGGAGGTCGTTGCCGCCAGCTTGTTCAGCGAAGGTCGGCGCAGGACGGTGAATGCCCCAACGCTCTTCTTCGCCGATCGGGCCAGCTTCGTCGATCGGGTTGCCCAGTACGTCCATGATCCGGCCCAGGGTCGCTTTACCGACCGGTACGGAGATGGCTGCGCCAGTGTTGTTGACGTCCAGACCGCGCTTCAAGCCCTCGGTGGAGCCCATCGCAATGGTACGTACCACGCCGTCGCCCAGCTGCTGCTGAACTTCCAGAGTGGTTTCGGCGCCTTGAACCTTCAAGGCGTCGTAGATGCTCGGTACGCTGTCGCGTGGAAATTCCACGTCGATAACGGCGCCGATGATTTGAACGATACGTCCGCTACTCATAGCTGGATCCTCTGAATATTTGAACCGTTAAACCGCGGCAGCGCCGCCGACGATTTCCGAGATCTCTTGGGTGATCGCAGCCTGACGCGCCTTGTTGTAGAT
Protein-coding sequences here:
- a CDS encoding F0F1 ATP synthase subunit epsilon; protein product: MAMTVHCDIVSAEGEIFSGLVEMVIAHGELGDLGIALGHAPLITNLKPGPIRLIKQGGEAEVFYISGGFLEVQPNMVKVLADTVQRAADLDEASAQEAVKAAEKALHEKGSEFDYGAAAARLAEAAAQLRTVQQIRKKFGG
- a CDS encoding DeoR/GlpR family DNA-binding transcription regulator, translating into MSKRNTPQRRHNILALLNEQGEVSVDELAKRFETSEVTIRKDLAALESNGLLLRRYGGAITMPQELVGDIGQPVSPYKQAIARAAVARIREHARIIIDSGSTTAAMIPELGQQPGLVVMTNSLHVANALSELEHEPVLLMTGGTWDPHSESFQGQVAEQVLRSYDFDQLFIGADGIDLVRGTTTFNELLGLSRVMAEVAREVVVMVEADKIGRKIPNLELPWSSVHTLITDDRLPAEARDQIQARGITLICAAVI
- the atpD gene encoding F0F1 ATP synthase subunit beta, producing MSSGRIVQIIGAVIDVEFPRDSVPSIYDALKVQGAETTLEVQQQLGDGVVRTIAMGSTEGLKRGLDVNNTGAAISVPVGKATLGRIMDVLGNPIDEAGPIGEEERWGIHRPAPTFAEQAGGNDLLETGIKVIDLVCPFAKGGKVGLFGGAGVGKTVNMMELIRNIAIEHSGYSVFAGVGERTREGNDFYHEMKDSNVLDKVALVYGQMNEPPGNRLRVALTGLTMAEKFRDEGNDVLLFVDNIYRYTLAGTEVSALLGRMPSAVGYQPTLAEEMGVLQERITSTKQGSITSIQAVYVPADDLTDPSPATTFAHLDATVVLSRDIASLGIYPAVDPLDSTSRQLDPNVIGTEHYETARGVQYVLQRYKELKDIIAILGMDELSEADKQLVSRARKIQRFLSQPFFVAEVFTGSPGKYVSLKDTIAGFKGILNGDYDHLPEQAFYMVGGIEEAIEKAKKL
- the glmS gene encoding glutamine--fructose-6-phosphate transaminase (isomerizing), producing the protein MCGIVGAVAERNITAILLEGLKRLEYRGYDSAGVAVLTNDGKLERMRRPGKVSELEQALAGEPLVGRLGIAHTRWATHGAPCERNAHPHFSGDLAVVHNGIIENHEALREQLKGMGYVFTSDTDTEVIAHLLDHKLKDLGDLTVALKATVKELHGAYGLAVISASQPDRLVAARSGSPLVIGLGLGENFLASDQLALRQVTDRFMYLEEGDIAEIRRDSVQIWDVDGKVVEREAVQYRDGAEAAEKGEFRHFMLKEIHEQPAVVQRTLEGRLSPNQVLVQAFGPQAAELFAKVRNVQIVACGTSYHAGMVARYWLEELAGIPCQVEVASEFRYRKVVVQPDTLFVTISQSGETADTLAALRNAKELGFLASLAICNVGISSLVRESDLTLLTQAGREIGVASTKAFTTQLVGLLLLTLSLGQVRGTLGEGVEATLVEELRRLPTRLGEALAMDSTVEKIAELFAEKHHTLFLGRGAQFPVAMEGALKLKEISYIHAEAYPAGELKHGPLALVDNDMPVVTVAPNNELLEKLKSNLQEVRARGGELIVFADEKAGMTNGEGTHVIHMPHIHDILSPILYTIPLQLLSYYVAVLKGTDVDQPRNLAKSVTVE
- the glmU gene encoding bifunctional UDP-N-acetylglucosamine diphosphorylase/glucosamine-1-phosphate N-acetyltransferase GlmU, which codes for MSLEIVILAAGQGTRMRSSLPKVLHPVAGNSMLGHVIHSARQLDPQRIHVVIGHGADAVRERLAADDLNFVLQDKQLGTGHAVAQAVPFITADTVLILYGDVPLIEVETLQRLLKQAGPEQLGLLTVELADPTGYGRIVRDAAGKVAAIVEQKDTNEAQRAITEGNTGILAVPANRLGDWMSRLSNNNAQGEYYLTDVIAMAVSDGLMVATEQPHDAMEVQGANDRKQLAELERHYQLRAARRLMAQGVTLRDPARFDVRGEVSVGRDVLIDINVILEGRVVIEDDVVIGPNCVIKDSTLRKGVVIKANSHIEGAVLGEGSDAGPFARLRQGTVLEARAHVGNFVELKNARMGEGAKAGHLAYLGDAEIGARSNIGAGTITCNYDGANKHRTVLGEDVFIGSNNSLVAPVDIQDGATTAAGSTINQTVEKAQLAVARARQKNIDGWKRPVKIKKS